From the Cryptomeria japonica chromosome 2, Sugi_1.0, whole genome shotgun sequence genome, one window contains:
- the LOC131873697 gene encoding LEAF RUST 10 DISEASE-RESISTANCE LOCUS RECEPTOR-LIKE PROTEIN KINASE-like 1.2, which produces MQVDLTLLIEFLFYFFLPHFVSIILTNIASIIYNSDNAGGSNTANKTAIVLGSSIGAVALIAAIAVLYILYVKRRKRPHIRGFGGDHSNYQRSDMEAGLVMNMMGNLPMFHYEELQQATNFFDEKNQLGDGGFGVVYLGKLKDGRAVAVKRLYEDRSRTVEQFMNEVQILSSLCHPNLVRLYGCTTPQSPMLLLVYEFVPNGTLSDHLHGCRRTPGGLPWVTRLDIAIETAQALAYLHNICPPILHRDVKSDNILLDEHFRAKVADFGLSRLVPVNVSHVTTAPQGTPGYVDPDYHECFQLTEKSDVYSFGVVLVEIISAKVAVDIMRNRNEISLANMATDKIKRGVLDELVDPELKIERNQEVKVTVAAVAELTFECLAIERDFRPTMKEVVARLTEIKEMLQESSESSNSVSSTPTSSLTSLQENWPGVASD; this is translated from the exons ATGCAGGTGGACCTAACACTACTaatagaatttttattttatttttttcttccacATTTCGTAAGCATAATACTAACTAATATCGCTTCCATTATTTATAATTCAGACAATGCAGGTGGGTCTAACACTGCTAATAAGACAGCTATCGTTCTAG GTAGCTCTATTGGGGCAGTTGCACTAATCGCAGCAATAGCAGTGCTTTATATTTTGTATGTCAAGAGAAGAAAAAGGCCTCATATCCGCGGGTTTGGTGGTGATCACAGTAATTATCAGCGAAGCGACATGGAAGCAGGTCTCGTAATGAATATGATGGGCAATTTGCCCATGTTTCATTATGAAGAGCTACAGCAAGCGACAAATTTCTTCGACGAGAAGAACCAACTTGGAGATGGAGGGTTTGGCGTGGTATACCTGGGTAAACTTAAGGACGGACGAGCTGTAGCAGTGAAGAGGCTTTATGAGGATAGATCCAGAACAGTTGAACAATTTATGAACGAGGTCCAAATACTGTCATCCCTGTGTCATCCAAATCTTGTTCGTCTCTATGGCTGTACGACCCCGCAGAGTCCAATGCTACTGCTTGTTTATGAGTTTGTGCCAAATGGGACCTTGTCTGATCACCTTCATGGCTGCCGAAGAACTCCCGGAGGCTTGCCTTGGGTAACTCGTTTAGATATTGCCATAGAAACTGCTCAGGCATTGGCGTATCTCCACAACATCTGTCCACCCATATTGCACAGAGATGTTAAATCCGACAACATTCTACTCGACGAACATTTCAGAGCAAAAGTTGCAGATTTTGGCCTTTCTAGGTTGGTTCCTGTGAATGTGTCACACGTCACAACTGCTCCGCAAGGTACACCTGGGTATGTTGACCCAGATTACCATGAATGCTTCCAGCTCACTGAGAAGTCTGATGTGTACAGCTTTGGGGTTGTCTTGGTGGAGATCATTTCAGCCAAAGTCGCAGTGGATATTATGCGAAATAGAAATGAAATCAGCCTTGCTAATATGGCCACAGACAAGATCAAAAGAGGTGTTCTGGATGAACTGGTCGATCCAGAATTGAAGATTGAAAGAAATCAGGAAGTGAAGGTCACTGTTGCTGCAGTTGCCGAATTGACCTTTGAGTGCCTTGCCATAGAAAGGGATTTTAGACCAACCATGAAAGAAGTAGTCGCCCGTCTCACAGAAATCAAGGAGATGCTGCAGGAAAGCTCAGAATCTTCCAACTCAGTAAGCAGCACGCCAACATCTTCGTTAACTTCACTGCAAGAAAACTGGCCCGGCGTAGCTTCGGATTAA